One window of the Streptomyces sp. ITFR-21 genome contains the following:
- a CDS encoding FadR/GntR family transcriptional regulator, which translates to MAPRRPETKTGTKPETAPEGGRSGGLLSPVTDRRISALIVDQVRALIHEGRLAPGDRLPPEREMCERFGVSRVTVREALRVLEAGGLVQIRVGAHGGAFVTRPTSDRVGASITDLLALSSASASDVTEVRTVLEVGIIPLLCRTADDEDIAALEAICERQETCLAGGSYDVALSAEFHTRLAASTHNTAFEMLIHTFHGPLLLAPAAARQTAPEMGRRGVEEHRALISAIRADDAAAGERIMREHLSRTAARLCLDEPDRATPPGPAAAD; encoded by the coding sequence ATGGCCCCTCGCCGCCCGGAGACCAAGACGGGAACCAAGCCGGAGACCGCACCCGAGGGCGGCCGGTCCGGCGGACTGCTCAGCCCGGTCACCGACCGCCGTATCTCGGCGCTCATCGTCGACCAGGTCCGCGCCCTGATCCACGAGGGGCGGCTGGCCCCGGGCGACCGGCTGCCCCCGGAACGGGAGATGTGCGAGCGGTTCGGGGTGAGCCGGGTGACCGTACGCGAGGCGCTGCGGGTGCTGGAGGCCGGCGGCCTGGTGCAGATCCGGGTGGGCGCCCACGGGGGCGCGTTCGTCACCCGGCCGACCAGCGACCGGGTCGGCGCGAGCATCACCGACCTGCTCGCGTTGTCCTCGGCGAGCGCGAGCGACGTCACCGAGGTGCGGACGGTGCTGGAGGTGGGCATCATCCCGCTGCTGTGCCGTACCGCCGACGACGAGGACATCGCCGCTCTCGAAGCGATCTGCGAGCGGCAGGAGACGTGCCTGGCCGGCGGGAGCTACGACGTGGCGCTGTCGGCGGAGTTCCACACCCGGCTCGCCGCCAGCACCCACAACACGGCGTTCGAGATGCTGATCCACACCTTCCACGGGCCGCTGCTGCTGGCGCCGGCGGCCGCGCGGCAGACGGCACCGGAGATGGGGCGGCGCGGGGTCGAGGAGCACCGGGCGCTGATCTCCGCGATCCGGGCCGACGACGCGGCGGCCGGGGAGCGGATCATGCGCGAGCACCTGAGCCGGACCGCGGCGCGGCTGTGCCTGGACGAGCCGGACCGCGCGACACCGCCCGGACCGGCCGCGGCGGACTGA
- a CDS encoding AAA family ATPase, which produces MSTTQHRPVVTELRLSAFKTHRGATFGLGPLTLLTGSSGTGKSSVLEGLTALGRLACGAGLHEVFETSVRGGAAACVPQGAQPDVQGRRGFRIGCTVTGPIGPVRLDIAVQAEPTLRIVGERLTGAGETLLTTALRDPARSTVQAAWHTAGAVAVTRAPLPDDLLATAMLPLRVAGRTDGQRLVLAAAEQVVVALRGVFPVAPRPELMRAPVALGDGRLRTACDNLSAVLARTEGECVTRHAALVNAVRAVCSPPVEGLTTLPAPLPGGNRGPAAGGTPTAGGTLTAEAATAVGATIAAVDRGPLGLVPIDRLGDGELRFLALALVLLTGPGVLDVDTSTELLPAGQVLTVLADGLDLGLDRRQAGELLRLAGLAAARGHIRLLGTVQDASFLDGLGGVSVTTLGAGPAQDREPAPCAGPCADPDTARGTDRRTAGPDAAEAESAAGADGDLGDGVDQSG; this is translated from the coding sequence ATGAGCACCACGCAGCACCGTCCCGTCGTCACCGAACTCCGGCTGTCGGCCTTCAAAACACACCGGGGGGCGACCTTCGGTCTCGGCCCGCTCACCCTGCTCACCGGCAGCAGCGGAACCGGCAAGTCCAGCGTGCTCGAAGGGCTCACCGCGCTCGGCCGGCTGGCCTGCGGCGCCGGGCTGCACGAGGTGTTCGAGACCTCGGTGCGCGGCGGCGCCGCGGCCTGCGTACCGCAGGGCGCCCAACCCGACGTCCAGGGCCGGCGCGGCTTCCGGATCGGCTGCACCGTGACCGGCCCGATCGGCCCGGTACGGCTCGACATCGCCGTCCAGGCGGAACCCACCCTGCGGATCGTCGGCGAACGCCTCACCGGCGCCGGTGAGACGCTGCTCACCACCGCGCTGCGCGACCCCGCCCGGTCCACCGTCCAAGCCGCCTGGCACACCGCGGGCGCCGTCGCCGTGACCCGCGCCCCGCTGCCGGACGACCTGCTGGCCACCGCGATGCTGCCGCTGCGCGTCGCGGGCCGTACCGACGGACAGCGCCTGGTGCTCGCCGCCGCCGAGCAGGTCGTCGTCGCGCTGCGGGGGGTCTTCCCGGTCGCGCCGCGCCCCGAACTGATGCGTGCGCCCGTGGCACTCGGCGACGGCCGGCTGCGGACCGCGTGCGACAACCTCTCCGCGGTACTGGCCAGAACCGAGGGCGAATGCGTCACCCGCCACGCGGCACTGGTCAACGCGGTACGCGCGGTGTGCAGCCCGCCCGTCGAGGGCCTGACGACCCTGCCCGCGCCGCTCCCCGGCGGCAACCGCGGCCCCGCCGCCGGCGGCACGCCCACGGCGGGCGGCACCCTCACGGCCGAAGCGGCGACCGCGGTCGGCGCGACGATCGCGGCGGTGGACCGCGGCCCGCTCGGCCTGGTCCCCATCGACCGCCTCGGCGACGGCGAACTCCGCTTCCTCGCGCTGGCGTTGGTCCTGCTCACCGGCCCCGGCGTGCTGGACGTCGACACCAGTACGGAACTGCTGCCGGCCGGCCAGGTGCTGACCGTGCTGGCCGACGGGCTCGACCTCGGCCTCGACCGCAGACAGGCCGGAGAACTGCTGCGCCTCGCCGGGCTGGCCGCAGCCCGCGGCCACATCCGCCTGCTGGGAACCGTGCAGGACGCCTCGTTCCTGGACGGTCTGGGCGGGGTGTCGGTGACGACGCTCGGCGCCGGGCCGGCACAGGATCGGGAGCCGGCGCCGTGCGCCGGCCCGTGCGCCGACCCGGACACGGCTCGAGGCACCGACCGCCGGACCGCAGGACCCGACGCGGCGGAAGCGGAATCCGCGGCCGGCGCGGACGGCGACCTGGGGGATGGGGTAGACCAGTCCGGGTGA
- a CDS encoding nucleotide pyrophosphohydrolase, with protein sequence MTEPKHLDLAALQRRLVDFAAVRGWGPFHSPKNLAAALSVEASELLEIFQWLTPEQAAAVMDDPGTAHRVRDEVADVLAYLLQFCERLGVDPLTALDAKIDRNELRFPRPRADAGAGAAADPVPDAAAEPGPAPAPGRQSDPAHSSE encoded by the coding sequence GTGACCGAACCCAAGCACCTGGACCTCGCGGCCCTCCAGCGCCGCCTCGTCGACTTCGCGGCCGTCCGCGGCTGGGGGCCCTTCCACAGCCCGAAGAACCTCGCCGCCGCGCTGAGCGTCGAGGCGTCCGAACTGCTGGAGATCTTCCAGTGGCTCACCCCCGAGCAGGCCGCGGCCGTCATGGACGACCCCGGCACCGCCCACCGCGTACGGGACGAGGTGGCGGACGTACTGGCGTATCTCCTGCAGTTCTGCGAGCGGCTGGGCGTCGACCCGCTGACCGCGCTCGACGCGAAGATCGACCGCAACGAACTGCGCTTTCCCCGGCCGCGGGCCGACGCGGGAGCGGGGGCGGCGGCTGATCCGGTGCCGGACGCGGCGGCCGAGCCGGGACCGGCACCGGCCCCGGGCCGGCAGTCGGACCCGGCTCACTCGTCCGAGTGA
- a CDS encoding DUF6099 family protein: MDAARLVAEAERTLRSGPQPEHVIAEAWQAYELTEAVARLLGDDPARPAVRAGPVPVVTAGAAGPRAARLTGVRDPAGTLRALRALLGEIGLALVGLTGTAEDEAAYWQCVEALDAVDEAKDRIRELVRAGGG, encoded by the coding sequence ATGGACGCGGCACGACTGGTGGCGGAGGCGGAACGCACACTGCGGAGCGGCCCGCAGCCCGAACACGTCATCGCCGAAGCCTGGCAGGCATACGAACTGACCGAGGCGGTGGCCCGGTTGCTGGGCGACGACCCCGCCCGGCCGGCCGTACGGGCCGGGCCCGTACCGGTGGTGACGGCCGGCGCCGCCGGTCCGAGGGCGGCACGCCTCACCGGGGTCCGCGACCCGGCCGGCACCCTGCGGGCGCTGCGCGCCCTCCTCGGTGAGATCGGCCTCGCCCTGGTCGGCCTCACCGGCACGGCCGAGGACGAAGCCGCCTACTGGCAGTGCGTCGAAGCCCTCGACGCCGTCGACGAGGCCAAGGACCGGATCAGGGAACTCGTCCGCGCGGGTGGCGGTTGA
- a CDS encoding LLM class F420-dependent oxidoreductase has translation MDLRIFTEPQQGAAYDTLLAVAKATEDLGFDAFFRSDHYRAMGEADGLPGPTDAWVTLAGLARETSRIKLGTLMTAATFRLPGVLAIQVAQVDQMSGGRVEFGLGAGWYEAEHTAYGIPFPKDKFARLEEQLQVITGLWSTPDGKTFDYDGKFYRLKDSPALPKPAQAKIPVLIGGMGAKRTPELAARYADEFNVPFASLEDTARQFGRVRDAVRAAGRAADDMVYSNALVTAVGKDDAEVARRAAAIGYDVDELKRNGLGGTPAEVVEKIGRFAEHGATRFYLQILDPHDLDHLELIASRVSSQLG, from the coding sequence ATGGACCTGCGAATCTTCACCGAGCCCCAGCAGGGCGCGGCCTACGACACGCTGCTGGCCGTCGCCAAGGCCACCGAAGACCTCGGCTTCGACGCCTTCTTCCGCTCCGACCACTACCGCGCGATGGGAGAGGCGGACGGGCTGCCGGGACCCACGGACGCGTGGGTCACCCTCGCCGGCCTCGCCCGCGAGACCAGCCGGATCAAGCTGGGCACCCTGATGACGGCGGCCACCTTCCGGCTGCCGGGCGTACTGGCCATCCAGGTCGCCCAGGTCGACCAGATGTCCGGCGGCCGGGTCGAGTTCGGCCTGGGCGCGGGGTGGTACGAGGCGGAGCACACCGCCTACGGCATCCCGTTCCCCAAGGACAAGTTCGCCCGCCTGGAGGAGCAGCTCCAGGTCATCACCGGACTGTGGAGCACACCCGACGGCAAGACCTTCGACTACGACGGGAAGTTCTACCGGCTGAAGGACTCCCCGGCGCTGCCGAAGCCCGCCCAGGCGAAGATCCCGGTGCTCATCGGCGGCATGGGAGCCAAGCGCACTCCGGAGCTGGCCGCCCGCTACGCCGACGAGTTCAACGTGCCCTTCGCGTCACTGGAGGACACCGCCCGCCAGTTCGGCCGGGTCCGGGACGCCGTGCGGGCGGCCGGCCGCGCCGCGGACGACATGGTGTACTCCAACGCCCTGGTCACCGCGGTCGGCAAGGATGACGCCGAGGTCGCCCGCCGGGCGGCGGCGATCGGATACGACGTCGACGAACTGAAGCGCAACGGGCTGGGCGGTACGCCCGCGGAGGTGGTCGAGAAGATCGGGCGGTTCGCCGAACACGGCGCCACCCGCTTCTATCTGCAGATCCTCGACCCGCACGACCTGGACCACCTGGAGCTGATCGCCTCCCGGGTGAGCTCCCAGCTGGGATGA
- the mmuM gene encoding homocysteine S-methyltransferase, which produces MSRPPLLGAHGTLVLDGGLSNQLAAQGCDLSDELWSARLLADAPEQIEAAHTAYLRAGAQVLITASYQATFEGFARRGIGRTEASALLRRSVELARRAAAGAGAGEPPAEAAGEPAAGSPVRVAASVGPYGAMLADGSEYRGRYGRSVRELERFHRPRMEALAEAGPDVFALETVPDADEAEAMVRAAEGTGVPVWLSYTVAGERTRAGQSLAEAFAVAAGRDQVVAVGVNCCAPPDADRAVEIAAATTGKPVVVYPNSGERWDADGRRWAGGPVFEPGRAVRWEAAGARLIGGCCRVGPAGIAGIAAALRR; this is translated from the coding sequence ATGAGCCGACCCCCGCTCCTCGGCGCCCACGGCACGCTGGTGCTGGACGGCGGGCTGTCCAACCAGCTCGCCGCCCAGGGGTGCGACCTGTCCGACGAGCTCTGGTCGGCCCGGCTGCTCGCCGACGCCCCCGAGCAGATCGAGGCCGCCCACACCGCCTACCTCCGGGCGGGTGCGCAGGTGCTGATCACGGCCAGCTACCAGGCCACCTTCGAGGGCTTCGCCCGCCGCGGCATCGGCCGGACCGAAGCATCGGCCCTGCTGCGCCGCAGCGTCGAACTGGCCCGGCGGGCGGCGGCGGGAGCGGGGGCGGGCGAGCCGCCCGCAGAGGCCGCCGGGGAGCCCGCCGCCGGGTCTCCCGTGCGGGTGGCCGCGTCCGTCGGGCCCTATGGGGCGATGCTCGCCGACGGCAGTGAGTACCGGGGGCGGTACGGCAGGTCGGTGCGGGAGTTGGAGCGGTTCCACCGGCCGCGGATGGAGGCGCTGGCGGAGGCGGGGCCGGACGTGTTCGCGCTGGAGACGGTGCCGGATGCGGACGAGGCCGAGGCGATGGTGCGGGCGGCCGAGGGCACGGGGGTGCCGGTGTGGCTGTCGTACACCGTGGCGGGGGAACGGACCCGGGCGGGACAGTCGCTGGCGGAGGCGTTCGCGGTGGCGGCGGGCCGGGACCAGGTGGTCGCGGTGGGGGTCAACTGCTGCGCTCCGCCGGACGCCGACCGGGCGGTGGAGATCGCGGCGGCCACCACCGGCAAGCCGGTGGTGGTGTATCCGAACAGCGGTGAGCGCTGGGACGCCGACGGGCGGCGCTGGGCGGGGGGTCCGGTGTTCGAGCCGGGTCGGGCGGTGCGCTGGGAGGCCGCCGGGGCCCGGTTGATCGGAGGCTGCTGCCGGGTGGGTCCGGCCGGGATCGCGGGGATCGCGGCGGCACTGCGTCGGTAG
- a CDS encoding 3' terminal RNA ribose 2'-O-methyltransferase Hen1, translating into MFLTISTTASAAGPATDLGFLLHKHPDKAQVFATSYGDAHVFYPEAGVERTTAALLLEVDPPALVRRGRGRQRGGAPDAALAAYVNDRPYAASSLLAVALRTVFSSALRGECRSHPERAAAPLPLRIEVPALPARGGAALVARLFEPLGWQVDARPVRLDGHFPEWGESRYVSLVLQGELRLSEALRHLYVLLPVLDDAKHYWVSADEVDKLLRFGEGWLPAHPEQKLITSRYLSRRWALTREAMERLELARLADTDDVEVEEIDNAVAPEVPEEAEERPAPLAVRRRTAILAALRAAGAARVLDLGCGQGQLVAALLKEPGFTEIVGVDVSVRALDIAARRLRLDRMGERQAARVTLFQGSLAYTDSRLKGYDAAVLSEVIEHLDLPRLPALEYAVFGAARPRTVVVTTPNVEYNVRWETLPAGHVRHADHRFEWTRAEFAAWAGAVAGRHGYEVAFAPVGPDDPEVGPPTQLAVFTLPAAPPSPGTVGPRAADPRDPDPTRAKEDTAA; encoded by the coding sequence GTGTTCCTGACGATATCGACCACGGCAAGCGCAGCGGGCCCGGCGACCGACCTCGGGTTCCTGCTGCACAAGCACCCCGACAAGGCGCAGGTCTTCGCGACCTCCTACGGCGACGCGCACGTCTTCTACCCGGAGGCGGGCGTCGAGCGCACCACGGCCGCGCTGCTGCTGGAGGTGGATCCGCCGGCGCTGGTACGGCGCGGGCGGGGCCGGCAGCGCGGCGGCGCGCCCGACGCGGCGCTGGCGGCGTATGTGAACGACCGGCCGTACGCCGCGTCGTCACTGCTGGCGGTCGCGCTGCGGACGGTGTTCTCCAGTGCCCTGCGCGGCGAGTGCCGCAGCCACCCGGAGCGGGCCGCCGCGCCGCTGCCGCTGCGGATCGAGGTGCCCGCGCTGCCCGCGCGCGGTGGCGCAGCGCTGGTGGCCCGGCTCTTCGAGCCGCTCGGCTGGCAGGTGGACGCGCGGCCGGTGCGGCTCGACGGGCACTTCCCGGAGTGGGGCGAGTCGCGGTACGTGTCGCTGGTGCTGCAGGGTGAGCTGCGGCTGTCCGAGGCGCTGCGGCACCTGTATGTGCTGCTGCCGGTGCTGGACGACGCCAAGCATTACTGGGTGTCGGCGGACGAGGTGGACAAGCTGCTGCGGTTCGGCGAGGGCTGGCTGCCCGCGCACCCGGAGCAGAAGCTGATCACCAGCCGTTATCTGTCCCGCCGCTGGGCGCTGACCCGGGAGGCGATGGAGCGTCTGGAGCTGGCGCGGCTGGCGGACACCGACGACGTGGAGGTCGAGGAGATCGACAACGCGGTCGCGCCCGAGGTGCCGGAGGAGGCCGAGGAGCGGCCGGCGCCGCTGGCGGTCCGGCGCCGTACGGCGATCCTTGCCGCGCTGCGTGCGGCCGGCGCTGCCCGGGTGCTGGACCTGGGGTGCGGGCAGGGCCAGTTGGTGGCCGCGCTGCTGAAGGAGCCGGGGTTCACCGAGATCGTCGGCGTGGATGTGTCGGTGCGGGCGCTGGACATCGCGGCGCGCCGGTTGCGGCTGGACCGGATGGGCGAACGGCAGGCGGCCCGGGTCACGCTCTTCCAGGGCTCGCTGGCGTACACCGACAGCCGCTTGAAGGGGTACGACGCGGCGGTGCTGAGCGAGGTGATCGAGCATCTGGACCTGCCGCGGCTACCCGCTCTGGAGTACGCGGTGTTCGGCGCGGCGCGGCCCCGTACGGTGGTGGTGACCACGCCGAACGTCGAGTACAACGTGCGCTGGGAGACGCTGCCCGCCGGGCACGTCCGGCACGCCGACCACCGGTTCGAGTGGACCCGGGCGGAGTTCGCCGCGTGGGCGGGCGCGGTGGCGGGGCGGCACGGTTACGAGGTGGCCTTCGCTCCCGTCGGCCCGGACGACCCCGAGGTCGGCCCGCCGACCCAGCTGGCCGTCTTCACCCTCCCGGCGGCGCCCCCGTCCCCGGGGACCGTCGGTCCCCGGGCCGCCGACCCCCGCGACCCCGACCCGACCCGCGCGAAGGAGGACACCGCCGCATGA